The following proteins are co-located in the Takifugu flavidus isolate HTHZ2018 chromosome 16, ASM371156v2, whole genome shotgun sequence genome:
- the tbpl2 gene encoding LOW QUALITY PROTEIN: TATA box-binding protein-like 2 (The sequence of the model RefSeq protein was modified relative to this genomic sequence to represent the inferred CDS: inserted 1 base in 1 codon) has protein sequence MDESALERYFEDSIANDSGFILEEELGLHSPXPLIHTDSTYLSGRAGPSRESGAELDLSFLPDDLSTQEELGHHDNTAQAEDRAVSQDSAVCLDYNSQNSATPAATFDQQNPSLLGGGVHNSPFYSMTPMTPMTPMTPVTERSGIIPQLQNIVSTVNLGCPLDLKFIALQARNAEYNPKRFAAVIMRIREPRTTALIFSSGKMVCTGAKSEEQSRLAARKYARVVQKLGFPARFMDFKIQNMVASCDVCFPIRLEGLVLTHQQFSSYEPELFPGLIYRMVKPRIVLLIFVSGKVVLTGAKERAEIYEAFENIYPILRGFRKQ, from the exons ATGGATGAGTCTGCGCTGGAGCGTTACTTCGAAGACTCCATTGCAAAT GACTCTGGCTTTatactggaggaggagctgggcttgCATAGCC GCCCTCTCATCCACACAGACTCCACCTACCTGTCAGGAAGGGCGGGGCCCAGCAGAGAATCAGGGGCggaactggacctcagcttcCTGCCTGATGACCTAAGCACACAGGAGGAACtcggtcaccatgacaacacag CTCAGGCTGAAGATCGGGCTGTGTCTCAGGATAGTGCGGTGTGCCTTGACTACAACTCCCAGAATTCCGCAACACCAGCAGCCACATTTGACCAGCAGAACCCCTCTCTGTTAGGAGGTGGGGTACACAACTCCCCTTTCTATTCAATGACCCCAATGACCCCCATGACTCCAATGACCCCTGTGACGGAGAGGTCAGGAATCATCCCACAGCTTCA GAACATCGTCTCTACAGTCAACCTCGGGTGTCCATTGGATCTAAAGTTTATTGCCCTCCAAGCTAGAAATGCAGAGTACAACCCAAAG CGTTTCGCTGCAGTCATCATGAGGATTCGTGAACCCAGAACCACCGCGCTAATCTTCAGCTCAGGAAAAATGGTCTGTACCGGAGCCAAAAG TGAGGAGCAGTCACGACTGGCAGCCAGGAAGTACGCTCGCGTGGTGCAGAAACTGGGCTTCCCAGCCCGATTCATGGACTTCAAAATCCAGAACATGGTGGCAAGTTGTGACGTCTGCTTTCCCATCAGACTGGAAGGACTGGTCCTGACCCATCAACAGTTTAGCAG TTATGAACCGGAGCTGTTTCCAGGACTCATCTACCGCATGGTGAAGCCACGCATCGTCCTGCTGATCTTTGTTTCAGGAAAAGTGGTTCTGACCG GCGCTAAAGAACGAGCTGAGATCTACGAGGCCTTCGAGAACATTTATCCGATCCTGCGAGGCTTCCGGAAACAGTGA
- the atg14 gene encoding beclin 1-associated autophagy-related key regulator: MASSAGLSHSGPECAATPADPHCSGRPPVCHHQPHPPQSISGCAMVESVDDAEGLSVAVERCPLCSTSRRRLTCARCIQAGDFVYFSGKNSERYKEKVERLKKLKEEKEQLQQRVIQNMSRKLEADQMKWKMMSCRVTIDQLKESISGCKNQLKSDSELLLHSQEERQRLQRRAGRHQEKLDKIDRHNRRLGDLLERRGRDLQATLSKLAALRREHITELTIYIFPMKEEKQGNRDPADVLAECDLALTSTTVSELAEARRTTYLSGRWIWDDQNGETSISITGPPVVLPSNGDCSAYYSWVEEKSANQGPELDHINPAHTVSAALCYITQLITILSHILDVNLPKKLCNSEFCGDNLNRYRFTRALNKLNTNILHLCFSQHVDSENLHPHHTLRNIMFLVAPDNNNLGRTGPFEVSADLEESMEFVEPDAAGLEDESGDEVVTDEETDLGTDWETVPSPRFCDIPSQAMDLSQSALQVSQPSANTGGMISSAAASVTSWFRAYTGHR, from the exons ATGGCGTCCTCAGCGGGACTCTCGCATTCCGGGCCGGAATGCGCTGCAACACCCGCCGATCCTCACTGTAGCGGGAGGCCGCCCGTTTGTCACCACCAACCCCACCCTCCTCAGTCCATCTCGGGCTGTGCGATGGTCGAGTCCGTGGACGACGCGGAGGGACTGTCGGTGGCCGTGGAGCGATGCCCGCTGTGCAGCACCTCCCGCCGGAGGCTGACCTGTGCCCGGTGCATCCAGGCCGGAGACTTTGTGTACTTCAGCGGAAAAAACTCTGAAAG GTACAAAGAGAAGGTGGAGCgactgaagaagctgaaggaggagaaggagcaactGCAACAGAG AGTCATCCAGAACATGAGCAGAAAGCTGGAGGCTGATCAGATG AAATGGAAGATGATGTCATGTCGGGTGACGATCGATCAGCTGAAGGAGTCGATCTCTGGATGTAAAAACCAGCTGAAGAGCG actcgGAGCTGCTCCTACACTCTCAAGAGGAACGTCAGCGCCTGCAGCGCCGAGCAGGTCGACACCAGGAGAAACTGGACAAGATCGACCGTCACAACCGGCGCCTCGGCGACCTCCTCGAGCGGCGGGGTCGAGACCTGCAGGCCACGCTGAGCAAGCTGGCGGCTCTGAGACGGGAACACATAACGGAGCTGACGATTTACATCTTCcccatgaaggaggagaaacaaggcAACAG GGACCCTGCAGACGTGCTGGCAGAGTGCGACCTGGCGCTGACGTCGACCACGGTGAGCGAGCTGGCTGAGGCCCGCCGGACCACCTACCTGTCCGGTCGCTGGATCTGGGACGACCAGAACGGAGAAAccagcatcagcatcactgGACCCCCCGTGGTTCTACCCAGCAATGGCGACTGCTCTGCCTATTACAgctgggtggaggagaagagcgcCAATCAAGggccag AACTGGACCACATCAACCCAGCACACACCGTCAGCGCCGCCCTGTGCTACATCACACAGCTCATCACCATCCTGTCACACATCCTCGATGTCAATTTACCCAAGAAGCTTTGCAACAG CGAGTTCTGTGGGGACAACCTGAACAGGTACCGCTTCACCAGAGCTCTGAACAAACTGAACACCAACATCCTGCACCTGTGCTTCTCTCAG catgtcGACAGTGAAAATCTTCACCCCCATCACACATTAAGGAACATCATGTTTCTGGTTGCCCCCGACAACAACAACCTCGGCAG GACGGGTCCGTTTGAGGTGAGCGCCGACCTGGAGGAGTCGATGGAGTTCGTGGAGCCGGACGCGGCGGGCCTGGAGGACGAGAGCGGGGATGAAGTGGTGACGGACGAGGAGACGGACCTGGGGACGGACTGGGAGACGGTACCGAGTCCACGCTTCTGCGACATCCCATCGCAG gccATGGATCTTTCCCAGAGTGCACTGCAGGTGTCTCAGCCCTCGGCGAACACCGGCGGGATGatctcctccgccgccgcctccgTCACGTCCTGGTTCAGAGCGTACACGGGCCATCGCTGA
- the LOC130512986 gene encoding pericentrin-like isoform X3 produces MNGLLSLFLLLCVRQGCSEVSVHQEDIKKFSDHDEKKPDVPPELHSLWDELLGLKELVLSLKAAEVGQRQAQRSMETQLRDWQVESERQRRRLDQLEDTLLRRAEEPLMEPGSSLRRRVEKLEVQSEAQAAEVSTLRSRMNSSESSFEEHVKKSTATATELPFLQMRLRASERTLEVLKRKNAVLALRVCSTEELIEELMKQTSEFQVSNSSSELERHVDVRLEELSATTHAVHCRLNGLEQNFTKSAERLELFIHNQLSVIDSRLNSSQNHLDQLKINAADQGRRLGSAQTRVDELQVENRDLFVFSGQWDQISSIESRLRENHTEALEVRLKVSEEQLEELRTEHTALRVRLGSAEQRLDQLKSHADGLQVQLSGGGATLDQLKISNADVVSRLEAAQVVHTALERRLSEANVLMMKLQVQTSELKVELGAVQEQLDDVQAAEKSGQLKVAFSAGLTDSGSVGPFDEETTLIFSKPFSNVGGAYNQSTGAPLCVRRVHSSSPRTLLLQLHRR; encoded by the exons ATGAATGGTCTTCTctctctgttcctgctgctgtgtgtccgtCAGGGCTGCTCAGAGGTTTCAGTCCATCAGGAGGACATCAAGAAGTTTTCAGACCACGATGAGAAGAAGCCCGATGTCCCTCCGGAGCTCCACAGCCTGTGGGATGAGCTCCTGGGTTTGAAGGAGCTGGTCCTGAGCCTTAAGGCGGCGGAGGTGGGGCAGCGTCAAGCCCAGCGTAGCATGGAGACCCAGCTGAGGGACTGGCAGGTGGAGTCTGAGCGGCAGAGACGGAGACTAGATCAGCTGGAGGACACGTTGCTCCGTCGGGCTGAGGAACCTCTAATGGAGCCGGGCtccagtctgaggaggagggtggagaagTTGGAGGTGCAGAGTGAAG CTCAAGCAGCTGAGGTGTCCACACTCAGGTCCAGGATGAACAGCAGTGAGAGCTCCTTTGAGGAGCATGTGAAGAAGAGCACAG CCACGGCAACAGAGCTGCCGTTCCTGCAGATGAGACTGAGGGCGAGCGAGAGAACTTTGGAggtgctgaagaggaagaacgcag TCCTGGCTCTCAGAGTGTGTAGTACTGAAGAGCTGATAGAGGAGCTGATGAAACAGACCTCAG AATTCCAGGTGTCCAATAGCTCCTCTGAGCTGGAGAGACACGTGGACGTCCGACTTGAGGAGCTGAGCGCCACGACACACG CTGTTCACTGTCGACTGAATGGACTCGAGCAGAACTTCACCAAGTCAGCAGAACGACTCGAGCTCTTCATCCACA ATCAGTTATCAGTGATTGACAGCAGACTGAATTCCAGCCAAAATCACCTGGACCAGCTGAAGATCAATGCAGCAG ATCAAGGTCGTCGGCTGGGATCAGCGCAGACGCGCGTGGACGAGCTGCAGGTTGAAAACAGAG acctgtttgtgttttcaggtcaGTGGGACCAGATTTCATCCATTGAGTCCCGACTGAGAGAGAATCACACAGAAG CTCTGGAGGTCAGGTTGAAGGTcagtgaggagcagctggaggagctgaggactGAACACACGG CTCTCCGGGTCAGACTGGGATCAGCGGAGCAGCGGCTGGATCAGCTGAAGAGTCACGCTGATG ggctgcaggtccagctgagtgggggcggagccacgcTCGACCAGCTGAAGATCAGTAACGCAG ATGTCGTCTCCAGGCTGGAAGCTGCTCAAGTTGtccacacag CGTTGGAGAGACGACTGAGTGAGGCAAACGTCCTGATGATGAAGCTACAGGTGCAGACTTCAG AGCTGAAAGTTGAACTGGGAGCCgtccaggaacagctggatgatgtgcaggcagcagagaaaTCAG GTCAGCTGAAGGTGGCGTTCTCTGCTGGTCTGACAGATTCAGGATCTGTCGGACCCTTTGACGAGGAGACGACATTGATCTTCTCCAAGCCCTTTAGCAATGTTGGTGGTGCCTACAAccagagcacag GAGCTCCTCTGTGTGTCAGGCGTGTTCACAGCTCCAGTCCGAGGACTTTACTTCTTCAGCTTCACCGCCGGTGA
- the LOC130512986 gene encoding EMILIN-1-A-like isoform X2: MNGLLSLFLLLCVRQGCSEVSVHQEDIKKFSDHDEKKPDVPPELHSLWDELLGLKELVLSLKAAEVGQRQAQRSMETQLRDWQVESERQRRRLDQLEDTLLRRAEEPLMEPGSSLRRRVEKLEVQSEAQAAEVSTLRSRMNSSESSFEEHVKKSTATATELPFLQMRLRASERTLEVLKRKNAVLALRVCSTEELIEELMKQTSEFQVSNSSSELERHVDVRLEELSATTHAVHCRLNGLEQNFTKSAERLELFIHNQLSVIDSRLNSSQNHLDQLKINAADQGRRLGSAQTRVDELQVENRGQWDQISSIESRLRENHTEALEVRLKVSEEQLEELRTEHTALRVRLGSAEQRLDQLKSHADGLQVQLSGGGATLDQLKISNADVVSRLEAAQVVHTALERRLSEANVLMMKLQVQTSELKVELGAVQEQLDDVQAAEKSGQLKVAFSAGLTDSGSVGPFDEETTLIFSKPFSNVGGAYNQSTGVFTAPVRGLYFFSFTAGDYLRGYTGLYLYRNNKPVLFNLGLNNHGGHASMSSGVVLMLEEGDVVCLHLPASYRLYDDSQNLSCFSGFLLFSL, translated from the exons ATGAATGGTCTTCTctctctgttcctgctgctgtgtgtccgtCAGGGCTGCTCAGAGGTTTCAGTCCATCAGGAGGACATCAAGAAGTTTTCAGACCACGATGAGAAGAAGCCCGATGTCCCTCCGGAGCTCCACAGCCTGTGGGATGAGCTCCTGGGTTTGAAGGAGCTGGTCCTGAGCCTTAAGGCGGCGGAGGTGGGGCAGCGTCAAGCCCAGCGTAGCATGGAGACCCAGCTGAGGGACTGGCAGGTGGAGTCTGAGCGGCAGAGACGGAGACTAGATCAGCTGGAGGACACGTTGCTCCGTCGGGCTGAGGAACCTCTAATGGAGCCGGGCtccagtctgaggaggagggtggagaagTTGGAGGTGCAGAGTGAAG CTCAAGCAGCTGAGGTGTCCACACTCAGGTCCAGGATGAACAGCAGTGAGAGCTCCTTTGAGGAGCATGTGAAGAAGAGCACAG CCACGGCAACAGAGCTGCCGTTCCTGCAGATGAGACTGAGGGCGAGCGAGAGAACTTTGGAggtgctgaagaggaagaacgcag TCCTGGCTCTCAGAGTGTGTAGTACTGAAGAGCTGATAGAGGAGCTGATGAAACAGACCTCAG AATTCCAGGTGTCCAATAGCTCCTCTGAGCTGGAGAGACACGTGGACGTCCGACTTGAGGAGCTGAGCGCCACGACACACG CTGTTCACTGTCGACTGAATGGACTCGAGCAGAACTTCACCAAGTCAGCAGAACGACTCGAGCTCTTCATCCACA ATCAGTTATCAGTGATTGACAGCAGACTGAATTCCAGCCAAAATCACCTGGACCAGCTGAAGATCAATGCAGCAG ATCAAGGTCGTCGGCTGGGATCAGCGCAGACGCGCGTGGACGAGCTGCAGGTTGAAAACAGAG gtcaGTGGGACCAGATTTCATCCATTGAGTCCCGACTGAGAGAGAATCACACAGAAG CTCTGGAGGTCAGGTTGAAGGTcagtgaggagcagctggaggagctgaggactGAACACACGG CTCTCCGGGTCAGACTGGGATCAGCGGAGCAGCGGCTGGATCAGCTGAAGAGTCACGCTGATG ggctgcaggtccagctgagtgggggcggagccacgcTCGACCAGCTGAAGATCAGTAACGCAG ATGTCGTCTCCAGGCTGGAAGCTGCTCAAGTTGtccacacag CGTTGGAGAGACGACTGAGTGAGGCAAACGTCCTGATGATGAAGCTACAGGTGCAGACTTCAG AGCTGAAAGTTGAACTGGGAGCCgtccaggaacagctggatgatgtgcaggcagcagagaaaTCAG GTCAGCTGAAGGTGGCGTTCTCTGCTGGTCTGACAGATTCAGGATCTGTCGGACCCTTTGACGAGGAGACGACATTGATCTTCTCCAAGCCCTTTAGCAATGTTGGTGGTGCCTACAAccagagcacag GCGTGTTCACAGCTCCAGTCCGAGGACTTTACTTCTTCAGCTTCACCGCCGGTGATTACCTCAGAGGATACACGGGCCTCTACCTGTACCGCAACAATAAGCCTGTCCTCTTCAACCTGGGCCTGAACAACCATGGTGGCCATGCTTCCATGTCCAGTGGTGTGGTCCTGATGCTGGAAGAGGGTGATGTGGTGTGCCTGCATTTGCCAGCCAGCTATCGTCTCTATGATGACTCCCAAAACCTCAGCTGCTTCTCTGGCTtcctgttgttctccttgtga
- the LOC130512986 gene encoding EMILIN-1-A-like isoform X1: MNGLLSLFLLLCVRQGCSEVSVHQEDIKKFSDHDEKKPDVPPELHSLWDELLGLKELVLSLKAAEVGQRQAQRSMETQLRDWQVESERQRRRLDQLEDTLLRRAEEPLMEPGSSLRRRVEKLEVQSEAQAAEVSTLRSRMNSSESSFEEHVKKSTATATELPFLQMRLRASERTLEVLKRKNAVLALRVCSTEELIEELMKQTSEFQVSNSSSELERHVDVRLEELSATTHAVHCRLNGLEQNFTKSAERLELFIHNQLSVIDSRLNSSQNHLDQLKINAADQGRRLGSAQTRVDELQVENRDLFVFSGQWDQISSIESRLRENHTEALEVRLKVSEEQLEELRTEHTALRVRLGSAEQRLDQLKSHADGLQVQLSGGGATLDQLKISNADVVSRLEAAQVVHTALERRLSEANVLMMKLQVQTSELKVELGAVQEQLDDVQAAEKSGQLKVAFSAGLTDSGSVGPFDEETTLIFSKPFSNVGGAYNQSTGVFTAPVRGLYFFSFTAGDYLRGYTGLYLYRNNKPVLFNLGLNNHGGHASMSSGVVLMLEEGDVVCLHLPASYRLYDDSQNLSCFSGFLLFSL; the protein is encoded by the exons ATGAATGGTCTTCTctctctgttcctgctgctgtgtgtccgtCAGGGCTGCTCAGAGGTTTCAGTCCATCAGGAGGACATCAAGAAGTTTTCAGACCACGATGAGAAGAAGCCCGATGTCCCTCCGGAGCTCCACAGCCTGTGGGATGAGCTCCTGGGTTTGAAGGAGCTGGTCCTGAGCCTTAAGGCGGCGGAGGTGGGGCAGCGTCAAGCCCAGCGTAGCATGGAGACCCAGCTGAGGGACTGGCAGGTGGAGTCTGAGCGGCAGAGACGGAGACTAGATCAGCTGGAGGACACGTTGCTCCGTCGGGCTGAGGAACCTCTAATGGAGCCGGGCtccagtctgaggaggagggtggagaagTTGGAGGTGCAGAGTGAAG CTCAAGCAGCTGAGGTGTCCACACTCAGGTCCAGGATGAACAGCAGTGAGAGCTCCTTTGAGGAGCATGTGAAGAAGAGCACAG CCACGGCAACAGAGCTGCCGTTCCTGCAGATGAGACTGAGGGCGAGCGAGAGAACTTTGGAggtgctgaagaggaagaacgcag TCCTGGCTCTCAGAGTGTGTAGTACTGAAGAGCTGATAGAGGAGCTGATGAAACAGACCTCAG AATTCCAGGTGTCCAATAGCTCCTCTGAGCTGGAGAGACACGTGGACGTCCGACTTGAGGAGCTGAGCGCCACGACACACG CTGTTCACTGTCGACTGAATGGACTCGAGCAGAACTTCACCAAGTCAGCAGAACGACTCGAGCTCTTCATCCACA ATCAGTTATCAGTGATTGACAGCAGACTGAATTCCAGCCAAAATCACCTGGACCAGCTGAAGATCAATGCAGCAG ATCAAGGTCGTCGGCTGGGATCAGCGCAGACGCGCGTGGACGAGCTGCAGGTTGAAAACAGAG acctgtttgtgttttcaggtcaGTGGGACCAGATTTCATCCATTGAGTCCCGACTGAGAGAGAATCACACAGAAG CTCTGGAGGTCAGGTTGAAGGTcagtgaggagcagctggaggagctgaggactGAACACACGG CTCTCCGGGTCAGACTGGGATCAGCGGAGCAGCGGCTGGATCAGCTGAAGAGTCACGCTGATG ggctgcaggtccagctgagtgggggcggagccacgcTCGACCAGCTGAAGATCAGTAACGCAG ATGTCGTCTCCAGGCTGGAAGCTGCTCAAGTTGtccacacag CGTTGGAGAGACGACTGAGTGAGGCAAACGTCCTGATGATGAAGCTACAGGTGCAGACTTCAG AGCTGAAAGTTGAACTGGGAGCCgtccaggaacagctggatgatgtgcaggcagcagagaaaTCAG GTCAGCTGAAGGTGGCGTTCTCTGCTGGTCTGACAGATTCAGGATCTGTCGGACCCTTTGACGAGGAGACGACATTGATCTTCTCCAAGCCCTTTAGCAATGTTGGTGGTGCCTACAAccagagcacag GCGTGTTCACAGCTCCAGTCCGAGGACTTTACTTCTTCAGCTTCACCGCCGGTGATTACCTCAGAGGATACACGGGCCTCTACCTGTACCGCAACAATAAGCCTGTCCTCTTCAACCTGGGCCTGAACAACCATGGTGGCCATGCTTCCATGTCCAGTGGTGTGGTCCTGATGCTGGAAGAGGGTGATGTGGTGTGCCTGCATTTGCCAGCCAGCTATCGTCTCTATGATGACTCCCAAAACCTCAGCTGCTTCTCTGGCTtcctgttgttctccttgtga